Proteins found in one Elgaria multicarinata webbii isolate HBS135686 ecotype San Diego chromosome 12, rElgMul1.1.pri, whole genome shotgun sequence genomic segment:
- the SNRPG gene encoding small nuclear ribonucleoprotein G — MSKAHPPELKKFMDKKLSLKLNGGRHVQGILRGFDPFMNLVIDECVEMAQGGQQNNIGMVVIRGNSIIMLEALERV; from the exons ATGAGCAAAGCGCACCCGCCGGAGCTCAAGAA aTTTATGGACAAGAAGCTATCAT TGAAATTAAATGGCGGCCGGCACGTCCAAGGGATATTAAGAGGATTTGATCCATTTATGAATCTCGTAATAGACGAGTGTGTGGAAATGGCACAGGGTGGACAACAGAACAACATAGGGATGGTG GTAATACGAGGAAACAGCATTATTATGCTAGAAGCCTTGGAACGAGTCTAA
- the FAM136A gene encoding protein FAM136A translates to MAEAQQLRVQETIDRMVQGLERENIRKMQGIMFRCSATCCENDKASMQHVHQCIERCHAPLAQAQAVVTQELERFQDRLSRCTMHCNDKAKDSLETGSKEQQVKLQLENCVTKCVDDHVHLIPSMTKKMKETLAGIAQ, encoded by the exons ATGGCCGAGGCTCAGCAGCTCCGGGTGCAGGAGACCATCGACCGCATGGTGCAGGGGCTCGAGCGGGAGAACATCCGGAAGATGCAG GGAATCATGTTCCGGTGCAGTGCGACCTGCTGTGAGAATGACAAGGCCTCCATGCAACATGTGCACCAATGCATCGAGCGCTGTCATGCTCCCCTGGCACAGGCACAAGCTGTTGTCACCCAAGAGCTGGAGAGATTTCAG GACCGCCTTTCTCGCTGTACAATGCACTGTAATGACAAAGCCAAGGACTCCTTAGAGACGGGCAGTAAAGAGCAGCAGGTCAAGCTGCAGTTGGAAAACTGCGTGACGAAGTGCGTGGATGACCATGTCCACCTCATTCCCAGCATGACTAAGAAGATGAAGGAGACTTTGGCAGGCATTGCGCAGTAG